From the Paraburkholderia sp. PREW-6R genome, one window contains:
- the tssC gene encoding type VI secretion system contractile sheath large subunit encodes MEQQRESSQRAMQTVVLEHDSVYASLCEKINLKPVAEARPLVAFRDSDALSEASADERIARGMGAFLELVAKSRRPVERLDKSLLDFHIGQLDRQISRQLDAVMHTPEFQAIEGRWRGLKMLVSRTDFRRNARIEVLDVSKEALQRDFEDTPEIVQSGLYRLTYIEEYDTPGGQPISALISDFGFENSPQDIALLRNISKVAAAAHMPFIGSVGAAFFGKKSMEEVAAIQDIGNYFDRAEYIKWKSFRDTDDARYVGLTMPRVLGRLPYGKDTTPVRAFNYEEAVKGPDHDKYLWVSASFAFAANMTRSFVNNGWCVQIRGPQAGGKVKDLPVHLYDLGTGLQPKVPSEVLIPETREFEFANLGFIPLSFYKNHDFACFFSANSAQKPALYETREATANSRINARLPYIFLLSRIAHYLKLIQRENIGTTKDRRLLELELNSWIKGLVTEMKDPGDELQASHPLREAKVTVEDIEDNPGFFRIKLFIIPHFQVEGMDIGLSLVSQMPKARS; translated from the coding sequence ATGGAACAACAGCGTGAATCCAGTCAGCGCGCAATGCAGACGGTCGTGCTCGAGCACGATAGCGTTTATGCGTCGCTATGCGAGAAGATCAACCTGAAGCCGGTCGCCGAGGCGCGGCCGCTCGTGGCCTTTCGCGACAGCGACGCGCTCTCCGAGGCATCGGCCGACGAACGCATCGCGCGTGGTATGGGCGCCTTCCTCGAACTCGTCGCGAAGTCGCGCCGGCCTGTCGAGCGGCTGGACAAGTCGCTGCTGGATTTCCATATTGGCCAGCTTGATCGCCAGATCAGCCGTCAGCTCGATGCAGTGATGCATACGCCCGAGTTTCAGGCGATCGAGGGCCGATGGCGGGGCCTGAAGATGCTCGTGTCGCGCACTGACTTCCGCCGCAATGCGCGCATCGAGGTGCTGGACGTCTCGAAGGAAGCGCTGCAGCGTGACTTCGAGGACACACCGGAGATTGTCCAGAGCGGTCTGTACCGCCTCACGTACATCGAGGAATACGACACGCCGGGCGGCCAGCCGATCAGCGCGCTCATCAGCGATTTCGGGTTCGAGAACTCACCGCAGGATATAGCGCTGTTGCGCAACATTTCGAAGGTGGCGGCTGCGGCACACATGCCGTTCATCGGTTCGGTCGGCGCGGCATTTTTCGGCAAGAAGTCGATGGAGGAAGTGGCGGCCATCCAGGATATCGGCAACTACTTCGATCGCGCCGAGTACATCAAGTGGAAAAGCTTCCGCGATACGGACGACGCCCGCTATGTCGGTCTGACGATGCCGCGCGTGCTGGGCCGTCTGCCGTACGGCAAGGACACCACGCCGGTGCGCGCGTTTAACTACGAAGAAGCGGTCAAGGGTCCGGACCATGACAAGTACCTGTGGGTGAGCGCGTCATTCGCCTTCGCGGCCAACATGACCCGCAGTTTCGTGAATAACGGCTGGTGTGTTCAGATCCGCGGCCCGCAGGCTGGTGGCAAGGTCAAAGATTTGCCTGTCCATCTGTACGACCTCGGCACCGGCTTGCAGCCGAAGGTTCCGAGCGAGGTCCTGATCCCGGAGACGCGCGAATTCGAGTTCGCGAATCTCGGTTTTATTCCGCTCTCGTTCTACAAGAACCATGACTTCGCGTGTTTCTTCTCGGCCAACTCGGCACAAAAGCCGGCGCTGTACGAAACCAGGGAAGCCACGGCGAACAGCCGCATCAACGCGCGGCTGCCGTACATCTTCCTGCTCTCGCGCATCGCGCATTACCTGAAGCTAATCCAGCGTGAAAACATCGGGACGACGAAGGACCGCCGCCTGCTCGAACTCGAACTGAACAGCTGGATCAAGGGCCTCGTCACCGAGATGAAGGATCCGGGCGATGAACTGCAGGCATCGCACCCGCTGCGCGAGGCGAAGGTGACGGTGGAAGACATCGAGGATAACCCGGGCTTCTTCCGCATCAAACTTTTCATCATCCCGCACTTTCAGGTCGAAGGTATGGACATTGGCCTGTCGCTGGTGTCGCAGATGCCGAAGGCAAGAAGTTAG
- the tssB gene encoding type VI secretion system contractile sheath small subunit has translation MDSFQREIPKSRVSITLDLHTGGAQKKVELPLKLLVAGDFSAGREQAPLAERKKVNIDKHNFDAVLADYAPDLTVTVDNTLAADGSELPVNLSFRSMKDFEPEHVARQIPELQALLAMRNLLCDLKSNLLDNGAFRRALEKILKDKRLSDTLRGELGQIATAATQQEGHA, from the coding sequence ATGGACAGTTTTCAGCGCGAAATTCCGAAGTCAAGGGTTTCGATCACACTCGATCTGCACACGGGCGGCGCCCAGAAGAAGGTCGAGCTGCCGCTCAAGCTGCTCGTCGCGGGCGACTTCAGCGCGGGCCGCGAACAGGCGCCGCTGGCTGAGCGCAAGAAGGTCAATATCGACAAACATAATTTCGATGCCGTTCTCGCCGACTACGCGCCAGACCTGACGGTCACCGTTGACAACACGCTGGCTGCCGACGGTTCCGAGTTGCCGGTCAATCTGTCGTTCCGCTCGATGAAGGACTTCGAGCCGGAGCACGTTGCCAGACAGATTCCGGAATTGCAGGCGCTGCTGGCCATGCGCAATCTGTTGTGCGACCTCAAATCGAACCTGCTCGACAACGGCGCCTTCCGGCGCGCGTTAGAGAAGATTCTGAAGGATAAGCGCCTGTCTGACACGCTGCGCGGCGAGCTCGGTCAGATTGCGACCGCGGCCACGCAGCAGGAAGGCCATGCCTGA
- the tssK gene encoding type VI secretion system baseplate subunit TssK, protein MRINKPLWHEGLILTQQHFQQQDRWTAFAVQQFASAALAEPWGTLDVEVDEEALATSRLKLTRLKLRFPDGTALDTAVADALPPARDLTQGIPADRQSVTVLAALALPDANGNNCRFDEISLARPRRAYREFIKVTDLNGSGETEIAVERHAVRLLFDFESHADDTICAVARLTRATNGQFQLDQRFVPPCLTLGSHPRHLERVNRLADILQAKSLALGARRSERIEQIAEYGVADVQLFWLLHGIHATWPQLRLFATHPGRSPEQLYVALAQLASVLMTFSTGAQLTDIPAYDHIHADDVFAKLESKIRDLLDAIIPSRVVSIGLTRKGPTNWTGQFLDERIAAETADWYLSVNAPVPALELVEQFPRLCKIGSPDDVEHIVNSALLGIPLKAVPRVPAAIPVRLDNQYFALDPTSTAHAKMLAARACQIYLPASLPDASLELYAVLRS, encoded by the coding sequence ATGCGGATCAACAAACCGCTCTGGCATGAAGGGCTTATCCTTACGCAGCAGCACTTCCAGCAGCAGGACCGGTGGACGGCGTTCGCGGTGCAGCAGTTCGCCAGCGCAGCGCTTGCGGAGCCTTGGGGCACGCTTGACGTCGAGGTTGACGAAGAGGCGCTTGCCACGAGCCGCCTTAAACTCACACGGCTAAAGCTGCGCTTTCCGGACGGTACGGCGCTCGACACGGCGGTGGCCGATGCGTTGCCGCCTGCACGCGATCTGACGCAGGGCATACCCGCCGACCGGCAAAGTGTCACCGTGTTGGCCGCGCTCGCATTGCCGGATGCAAACGGGAACAACTGCCGCTTCGATGAAATATCGCTTGCGCGTCCGCGCCGCGCGTATCGTGAGTTCATCAAGGTCACGGACCTGAACGGCAGCGGGGAAACCGAAATCGCGGTGGAGCGTCATGCGGTGCGTTTGCTATTCGATTTCGAATCGCACGCGGATGACACGATCTGCGCGGTCGCGCGGCTCACCCGCGCCACGAACGGCCAGTTCCAGCTGGATCAACGGTTCGTGCCGCCGTGCCTGACCCTCGGAAGCCATCCGCGTCATCTCGAACGTGTGAACCGCCTTGCTGACATCCTGCAGGCCAAAAGCCTTGCACTGGGTGCGCGTCGCAGCGAACGCATCGAGCAGATTGCCGAATATGGCGTCGCCGACGTGCAGCTCTTCTGGCTGCTTCACGGCATTCATGCAACGTGGCCACAGCTTCGACTGTTCGCTACACACCCTGGCCGCTCGCCCGAACAGCTGTACGTGGCACTCGCCCAGCTGGCGAGCGTGTTGATGACGTTCTCGACCGGCGCACAACTCACGGATATCCCCGCGTACGACCATATCCATGCGGACGATGTCTTTGCGAAGCTCGAGTCGAAAATTCGCGATCTGCTCGATGCAATCATTCCCTCGCGTGTCGTATCGATTGGGCTGACGCGAAAGGGGCCGACGAACTGGACCGGTCAGTTCCTCGACGAGCGCATCGCCGCTGAAACAGCAGACTGGTACCTGTCGGTCAATGCGCCCGTGCCCGCCTTGGAGCTCGTCGAGCAGTTCCCGCGGCTTTGCAAGATCGGCTCGCCGGACGACGTCGAGCACATCGTCAATTCGGCGCTGCTGGGCATTCCGTTGAAGGCCGTGCCACGGGTGCCGGCGGCCATTCCCGTACGTCTTGATAATCAGTACTTTGCGCTCGACCCGACCAGCACCGCACACGCAAAGATGCTTGCGGCGCGAGCCTGCCAGATCTACCTGCCGGCGTCGTTGCCGGACGCGTCGCTTGAACTTTACGCGGTGCTACGTTCATGA
- a CDS encoding DotU family type IV/VI secretion system protein, which translates to MKFQTPNRREAGLLDAGTARGAGGGIRDRLRDTALLVTSLASGGEAVDADGLRERCSRLIERFSEALSRRSYPDDVRREALIAQCGLLDETALRYLPDDLRAGWTLKPLQVEKFNLHDAGETVFERLDARMREPSPNIDLLECYSAILGLGFVGRYAREGEAKRVALIAALNTQLATLRPSSARAFVADRAGPRLSDWFYRVSPWAVAGLVCVVAVIVWVVWATVLDAQLAHLMTLMQAKGVKP; encoded by the coding sequence ATGAAATTTCAGACTCCTAATCGACGCGAGGCTGGTCTGCTGGACGCCGGCACCGCGCGCGGCGCGGGCGGCGGCATTCGCGATCGGCTTCGCGACACCGCATTGCTGGTGACGTCGCTTGCGTCCGGTGGCGAGGCCGTGGACGCCGATGGACTGCGCGAGCGTTGCAGCCGGCTGATTGAGCGTTTTTCCGAAGCGCTATCGCGTCGGAGCTATCCCGACGATGTGCGCCGGGAGGCGCTGATTGCCCAATGCGGACTGCTCGATGAAACGGCGCTACGCTATCTGCCCGACGATCTGCGTGCCGGCTGGACGCTCAAGCCGTTGCAGGTCGAGAAATTCAACCTGCACGACGCGGGCGAGACCGTTTTCGAGCGGCTTGACGCACGCATGAGGGAACCGTCGCCAAACATCGACCTGCTCGAATGCTATTCGGCGATCCTGGGCCTGGGCTTCGTCGGCCGCTATGCGCGCGAAGGTGAAGCGAAACGCGTAGCCCTGATTGCGGCGCTGAATACGCAACTGGCAACGCTTCGCCCATCGTCAGCGCGGGCGTTTGTAGCGGACCGCGCCGGACCGCGTCTGTCGGACTGGTTCTATCGTGTCTCTCCTTGGGCTGTCGCGGGTCTCGTCTGCGTCGTCGCGGTAATCGTCTGGGTCGTATGGGCAACGGTACTCGACGCGCAACTTGCGCACCTCATGACCCTCATGCAGGCGAAGGGCGTAAAGCCGTGA
- a CDS encoding OmpA family protein has protein sequence MKSDLAALSATQARVPDRDYEWLGYPFRTMTVYTAALTLSVIWLVLTPGRGVAWTLTVIIGILALAVAVWSTHQLSRARNHGAHALAALGTATADIPVALRTRMPVVLVTGDGLPAIFDRAGKARQVHVGDGGIWLRLDRVQDLPRLAVAVRQWRDGRAPDGVVLAVAPAVHTGADVLMQQLRITRQAVADAARALGAGLPGYVAVYQRLSADGHPAVTPLGDGFRLNESALSAGTQSAINLFPSPWYGVSSAVRLTSAERFEAVICAAENEVQQAAGDRNIAARAAALTSLIGWTQRVVFGALTDRQQPAAPCALFGAAWIDCGPASGPGNPWGRDVELQVGVKRKAAVASPLPWPLPQPLIEAMPRRHWMSPHVTAFAQALALLGCAAAVAFWGAARNNEALMARVGTDLGRYSMIPAAHDLARRNALQALAGDRDQLDRYARTGVPLPLAFGMYRGNQLVPALDQAIASYVPPSPPPTVVTLNSMSLFDSGRGQLKAGSTRVMVDALEMIKAHPGKRILVAGHTDNVGNADSNLTLSIARAEAVRDWLIEASAIPATQFAIQGYGDTRPIASNDTDAGRAKNRRVEITLVPDATN, from the coding sequence GTGAAATCCGATCTGGCCGCCCTGTCCGCGACGCAGGCGCGTGTGCCCGATCGCGACTACGAGTGGCTGGGCTATCCCTTCCGCACGATGACCGTGTACACGGCCGCGCTGACGCTTTCGGTGATCTGGCTGGTGCTGACGCCCGGTCGCGGTGTGGCGTGGACGCTTACGGTCATCATCGGAATCCTTGCGCTCGCGGTTGCAGTATGGAGCACGCACCAGCTTTCCCGTGCGCGTAATCACGGTGCGCATGCGCTTGCTGCGCTGGGTACCGCGACTGCGGATATTCCGGTCGCGCTACGCACCCGGATGCCTGTCGTTCTGGTGACTGGCGACGGCCTGCCGGCGATCTTCGACCGGGCCGGCAAGGCGCGACAGGTGCACGTCGGCGACGGCGGCATCTGGCTGCGGCTCGACCGGGTGCAGGATCTGCCGCGACTTGCCGTGGCGGTCAGGCAGTGGCGTGACGGCCGTGCGCCGGACGGTGTCGTGCTGGCCGTGGCACCCGCCGTGCACACTGGCGCGGACGTACTCATGCAACAACTGCGCATCACACGACAGGCCGTCGCCGACGCGGCCCGCGCGCTGGGCGCAGGACTGCCCGGGTATGTCGCGGTCTATCAGCGGCTCTCGGCTGACGGACATCCCGCCGTCACGCCTCTTGGGGATGGCTTCCGGTTGAACGAATCGGCGTTGAGCGCAGGGACCCAAAGCGCCATCAATCTTTTCCCCTCACCTTGGTATGGCGTGTCGTCGGCCGTGCGCCTCACTAGCGCCGAGCGTTTTGAAGCAGTCATCTGCGCGGCCGAAAACGAGGTCCAGCAGGCGGCAGGCGATCGCAACATTGCCGCCCGTGCCGCTGCGCTCACCTCCCTTATCGGATGGACGCAGCGCGTCGTATTCGGGGCGCTGACGGACCGGCAGCAGCCGGCAGCGCCGTGCGCCCTGTTCGGTGCCGCGTGGATTGACTGCGGTCCGGCGAGCGGTCCGGGCAATCCGTGGGGACGCGACGTCGAGTTGCAGGTTGGAGTGAAGCGGAAAGCAGCGGTGGCCTCGCCGCTCCCTTGGCCTCTTCCGCAGCCACTGATCGAGGCCATGCCCCGCCGGCACTGGATGTCGCCGCACGTGACGGCCTTCGCTCAAGCACTTGCACTGCTTGGCTGCGCGGCGGCCGTCGCCTTCTGGGGCGCGGCGAGAAACAACGAGGCGCTGATGGCGCGCGTCGGCACCGACCTTGGTCGCTACTCGATGATCCCGGCCGCACATGACCTCGCAAGGCGAAACGCGCTGCAGGCGCTGGCCGGCGACCGCGATCAACTCGACCGGTACGCGCGCACGGGCGTGCCGCTGCCCCTCGCTTTCGGCATGTACCGGGGCAACCAACTGGTCCCCGCCCTCGACCAGGCGATTGCCTCCTACGTGCCACCTTCGCCACCGCCAACCGTCGTGACGCTTAACAGCATGTCGCTCTTTGACAGTGGCCGCGGGCAGCTCAAAGCCGGGTCGACGCGGGTCATGGTGGACGCACTCGAAATGATCAAGGCGCATCCTGGCAAGCGGATTCTCGTAGCCGGCCATACCGACAACGTCGGTAACGCCGACAGCAATCTCACACTATCCATCGCGCGCGCCGAAGCGGTACGCGACTGGCTGATCGAAGCGTCTGCGATCCCGGCGACGCAGTTTGCCATTCAGGGTTATGGCGATACGCGTCCTATCGCCAGCAACGATACCGATGCAGGCCGCGCGAAGAATCGCCGCGTGGAAATCACGCTGGTGCCGGACGCGACGAACTGA
- a CDS encoding Hcp family type VI secretion system effector, protein MAIPSYMWLTDDGGAAIKGSVTVQGREGSVEITAFDHGLHIPTDGNTGKLTGTRVHAPITLVKETDASTPYLYKAVTSGQTLKSAEIKWYKIDDAGKEKEYFNTKLDNVKVVAVRPKMLDIKNPAFEKHNHLEEVELRYETITWSYKDGNIIHKDSWNERS, encoded by the coding sequence ATGGCAATTCCGTCATACATGTGGCTCACGGATGATGGTGGCGCTGCTATCAAGGGATCCGTGACTGTCCAAGGCCGCGAAGGCAGCGTGGAAATCACCGCGTTCGATCATGGCCTGCATATTCCGACCGACGGCAATACGGGCAAGCTGACGGGCACACGTGTTCACGCGCCGATCACGCTAGTCAAGGAGACCGACGCGTCGACGCCGTACCTCTACAAGGCGGTCACGAGCGGCCAGACGCTGAAATCGGCCGAGATCAAGTGGTACAAGATCGACGACGCGGGCAAGGAAAAAGAGTACTTCAACACGAAGCTCGATAACGTCAAGGTCGTCGCCGTGCGTCCGAAGATGCTCGACATCAAGAACCCCGCCTTCGAGAAGCACAACCACCTCGAGGAAGTCGAGCTGCGCTACGAAACGATCACCTGGTCGTACAAGGACGGCAACATCATTCACAAGGATAGCTGGAACGAGCGATCCTGA
- the tssE gene encoding type VI secretion system baseplate subunit TssE: MPAGPSLYDMLLGHIDGEALDDHSDHTLEILSVQANVRRILNTRAGALKHIPDYGLPDLTHVYRNLPASVHDLRNQMESTLLKFEPRLRSVGIEINDNPDPGLLASFTMVCHLKKAGLVRFGTYFEPPGRMHVRRLVYPDQTR, encoded by the coding sequence ATGCCCGCAGGACCGTCTCTCTATGACATGCTGCTCGGCCACATCGACGGTGAGGCGCTCGATGACCATTCCGACCATACGCTGGAAATCCTGAGCGTTCAGGCGAACGTCCGGCGCATCCTCAACACGCGCGCCGGCGCGTTGAAGCATATCCCGGACTATGGACTGCCCGACCTCACTCATGTCTACAGAAACCTGCCGGCGTCGGTCCACGATCTTCGCAATCAGATGGAAAGCACGCTGCTGAAGTTCGAGCCGCGCCTTCGTTCGGTCGGCATCGAGATCAACGACAATCCTGACCCCGGACTGCTCGCGAGCTTCACGATGGTCTGCCATCTGAAAAAAGCCGGGCTGGTTCGCTTTGGAACGTATTTCGAGCCGCCCGGACGCATGCACGTCAGGCGACTGGTGTACCCTGACCAGACGAGATAG
- the glmS gene encoding glutamine--fructose-6-phosphate transaminase (isomerizing) — protein sequence MCGIVGAVAQRNIVPVLIEGLRRLEYRGYDSCGVAVLGEDGPRRARSVARVADLDDQVRESHLEGVTGIAHTRWATHGAPVTDNAHPIFSKDALALVHNGIIENYESLRDMLRNKGYVFVSQTDTEVIAHLVHSLYQGDLFAAVREAVSQLHGAYAIAVLHKDQPHTVVGARQGSPLVVGLGDGENFLASDALALAGSTERFIFLEEGDVCELTLGGVKIVDRDGAAAERDVRHVAAYGGAVELGPYRHFMQKEIFEQPRAITDTIPQADSFDASLFGEGADKVFAEIDSLLILACGTSYYSGLTAKYWLESIAKIPTQVEIASEYRYRESVPNPKALVVVISQSGETADTLAALKHAQSLGHKHTLAVCNVGTSAMVRLTELSFLTHAGREIGVASTKAFTTQLVGLFVLAVTLASLRGQLTEAQEADYLKQLRHLPAALNSVLALEPQIIAWSEEFSRKENALFLGRGLHYPIALEGALKLKEISYIHAEAYPAGELKHGPLALVTEAMPVVTVAPNDALLEKLKSNIQEVRARGGQLYVFADADTKIVNDEGLHVIRMPEHYGLLSPILHVVPLQLLAYHTACARGTDVDKPRNLAKSVTVE from the coding sequence ATGTGTGGCATTGTCGGCGCTGTTGCGCAACGTAATATCGTTCCCGTCCTGATTGAAGGACTTCGTCGCCTCGAGTATCGCGGCTATGACTCGTGCGGCGTCGCCGTGCTCGGCGAAGACGGTCCGCGGCGCGCACGCAGCGTCGCACGCGTGGCCGATCTCGACGATCAGGTGCGCGAAAGCCATCTCGAAGGCGTGACGGGCATTGCGCATACACGCTGGGCGACACACGGCGCGCCGGTCACGGACAACGCACACCCGATCTTTTCGAAAGACGCGCTCGCGTTGGTACACAACGGCATCATCGAGAACTACGAGTCGCTGCGCGACATGTTGCGCAACAAGGGCTACGTGTTCGTCTCGCAGACCGACACGGAGGTGATTGCGCATCTCGTGCACAGCCTTTATCAGGGCGATCTGTTTGCCGCCGTGCGCGAAGCCGTCTCGCAGTTGCACGGTGCTTACGCGATCGCCGTGCTGCACAAAGATCAGCCGCATACGGTCGTCGGCGCGCGCCAGGGTTCGCCGCTCGTCGTGGGCCTCGGCGACGGTGAGAACTTCCTCGCATCGGACGCGCTGGCGCTCGCCGGCAGCACCGAGCGCTTCATCTTCCTCGAAGAAGGCGATGTCTGTGAACTGACACTTGGCGGCGTGAAGATCGTCGACCGCGACGGTGCGGCAGCCGAGCGCGACGTCCGGCACGTCGCGGCTTACGGCGGCGCGGTCGAACTCGGGCCGTATCGTCATTTCATGCAGAAGGAAATCTTCGAGCAGCCGCGCGCGATCACCGACACGATTCCGCAAGCCGATTCGTTCGACGCGTCGCTGTTCGGCGAAGGCGCGGACAAGGTGTTCGCCGAGATCGACAGCCTGCTGATTCTTGCGTGCGGCACGAGCTATTACTCGGGTCTCACGGCAAAGTACTGGCTGGAATCCATTGCGAAGATTCCAACGCAGGTGGAAATTGCCAGCGAGTATCGCTATCGCGAGTCAGTGCCGAATCCCAAGGCGCTGGTCGTGGTGATCTCGCAATCGGGCGAGACAGCGGACACGCTCGCCGCGCTCAAGCATGCGCAGTCGCTTGGACACAAGCACACACTGGCCGTGTGCAACGTCGGCACGAGCGCGATGGTGCGGCTCACCGAACTGTCGTTCTTGACGCATGCGGGCCGGGAAATCGGTGTGGCGTCGACCAAGGCATTTACGACGCAACTGGTCGGCCTGTTCGTGCTGGCGGTCACGCTAGCTAGCTTGCGCGGGCAACTCACGGAAGCGCAGGAGGCTGACTATCTGAAGCAGCTGCGTCACCTGCCGGCTGCACTGAACAGCGTGCTTGCACTCGAACCGCAGATTATCGCGTGGTCGGAAGAGTTTTCGCGCAAGGAAAACGCGCTGTTCCTCGGGCGCGGTCTGCATTACCCGATCGCACTGGAAGGCGCGCTGAAGCTGAAGGAAATTTCATACATTCATGCGGAAGCCTATCCGGCAGGCGAGTTGAAGCACGGTCCGCTCGCGCTCGTGACAGAAGCCATGCCGGTCGTCACAGTCGCACCGAATGACGCACTTCTGGAAAAGCTCAAGTCGAACATTCAGGAAGTGCGCGCCCGCGGCGGTCAGCTCTACGTGTTCGCTGACGCGGACACGAAGATCGTCAACGACGAAGGTCTGCACGTGATCCGTATGCCGGAGCACTACGGTTTGCTGTCACCGATTCTGCACGTCGTACCGTTGCAGTTGCTCGCGTATCACACGGCGTGTGCGCGTGGAACGGATGTGGACAAGCCGCGGAATCTGGCGAAGTCAGTGACGGTGGAGTGA
- the glmU gene encoding bifunctional UDP-N-acetylglucosamine diphosphorylase/glucosamine-1-phosphate N-acetyltransferase GlmU produces the protein MNIVILAAGTGKRMRSALPKVLHPLAGRPLLAHVIDTARALKPTHLVVVIGHGAEAVREAVAAPDVKFAVQEQQLGTGHAVQQALPLLDPSQPTLVLYGDVPLTRASTLQALTECAGQGGYGVLTVTLADPSGYGRIVRDQQGKVSRIVEQKDATAEQLKIAEINTGIIVAPTARLGGWLASLKNDNAQGEFYLTDAVEMAIEAGLEVVTTQPDEEWETLGVNSKQQLAELERIHQRNVADALLVAGVTLADPARLDVRGTLECGRDVSIDVNCVFEGRVSLADNVTVGPNCVIRNASIGEGTRIDAFTHIEGAEVGAHVVLGPYARLRPGASLQDESHVGNFVEVKNAVLGRGSKANHLTYIGDADIGARVNIGAGTITCNYDGANKFRTVIEDDVFVGSDTQLVAPVRVKRGVTIAAGTTVWKDVEQDMLVLNDKTQTSKPGFVRPTRKKS, from the coding sequence ATGAACATCGTGATTTTGGCGGCAGGCACCGGTAAGCGCATGCGTTCCGCGCTTCCCAAGGTGCTCCACCCCCTGGCCGGCCGGCCGCTCCTCGCTCATGTCATCGACACCGCTCGCGCGCTCAAGCCCACGCATCTCGTCGTGGTGATCGGTCATGGCGCCGAAGCCGTGCGCGAAGCGGTCGCGGCGCCAGACGTCAAGTTCGCTGTGCAGGAGCAGCAACTCGGCACCGGGCACGCGGTGCAGCAGGCGCTGCCGCTGCTCGATCCTTCGCAACCCACACTCGTGCTGTACGGCGACGTGCCGCTCACGCGCGCCAGCACGTTGCAGGCGCTCACCGAGTGTGCAGGGCAGGGTGGCTACGGCGTGCTCACCGTCACTCTCGCGGACCCGAGCGGCTATGGGCGTATCGTGCGCGATCAGCAAGGCAAGGTGTCGCGCATCGTCGAACAGAAAGACGCGACCGCCGAGCAACTGAAGATTGCCGAAATCAACACGGGCATTATCGTGGCGCCTACCGCGCGACTCGGCGGCTGGCTCGCGTCGTTGAAGAACGACAACGCGCAGGGCGAGTTCTATCTGACCGACGCGGTCGAGATGGCGATCGAAGCCGGGCTCGAAGTCGTCACCACGCAGCCTGACGAAGAGTGGGAAACCCTCGGCGTGAACAGCAAGCAGCAACTGGCCGAACTCGAACGCATCCATCAGCGCAACGTGGCGGATGCGTTGCTGGTGGCCGGCGTGACGCTCGCCGACCCCGCGCGTCTGGACGTGCGCGGCACGCTCGAATGCGGTCGCGATGTCTCGATCGACGTCAACTGTGTCTTCGAAGGCCGCGTCAGCCTGGCCGACAACGTCACCGTCGGGCCGAACTGTGTGATCCGCAATGCGTCGATCGGCGAGGGCACGCGTATCGACGCGTTCACGCATATCGAAGGCGCCGAAGTCGGCGCGCACGTCGTACTCGGACCGTACGCGCGGCTGCGCCCCGGCGCGTCGTTGCAGGACGAGTCGCACGTCGGCAACTTCGTCGAGGTCAAGAATGCGGTGCTCGGGCGCGGCTCGAAAGCGAATCACCTCACGTATATCGGCGACGCCGACATTGGCGCGCGCGTGAATATCGGCGCGGGTACGATCACCTGTAATTACGACGGCGCGAACAAATTCCGCACCGTCATCGAAGACGACGTATTCGTGGGTTCGGACACGCAACTCGTCGCGCCGGTGCGCGTCAAGCGTGGCGTGACGATCGCGGCGGGCACGACGGTCTGGAAAGACGTCGAGCAGGACATGCTGGTTCTGAACGACAAAACACAAACAAGCAAGCCGGGCTTTGTTCGCCCAACCAGGAAAAAGAGCTGA